Proteins from one Romboutsia sp. CE17 genomic window:
- a CDS encoding hydratase, with product MVTLYDNGVYVINGTEIIDENKKELLIDKVGNILTKEEAKKGTITYSILEKHNTSNNMQKLKIKFDAMASHDITFVGIIQTAKASGLKKFPIPYVLTNCHNSLNAVGGTINEDDHMFGLSAAKKYGGIYVPPHMAVIHQYMREMMAGCGKMILGSDSHTRYGSLGTMAIGEGGGELVKQLLCDTYDIDYPEVVGVYLTGKPHPAVGPQDIALAIIGKVFKNGYVKNKVMEFIGPGVSNMTTDYRNGIDVMTTETTCLSSIWRTDEDTKAYLSAHGRENDYKELNPREVAYYDGMVYIDLSTVKPMIALPFHPSNVYEIEYLNNNLEIVLKEIEEEGKKIIDNPNIEFNLRNKIVDGKLKVDQGIIAGCAGGTYSSIMEAAKILKGKSCGNDEFSLSIYPSSQPVMMELVKNGAISDCMAAGATIRTAFCGPCFGAGDTPANGALSIRHTTRNFPNREGSKPGNGQISSVALMDARSIAATASNGGILTPATDFEMDYSSFDNYNFDTSSYDSRIYNGYVAPQEEAELKYGPNIKDWPEMSSLTNNILMQVASVITDPITTTDELIPSGETSSYRSNPLGLAEFTLSRRDPDYVNRAKAVNKLEKARMKNIDPTTLDSELTEVFNKIKTIGFQVKPLETGIGSVIYANKPGDGSAREQAASCQRVLGGIANIAKEYATKRYRSNLMNWGMIPFLTNEDIKFNVGDYIFVPSIKEILSSGDMSDIKAYVINDKIEEINLYIADMTLDEKKIVSAGSLINHNRNKVR from the coding sequence ATGGTAACATTATATGATAATGGTGTTTATGTAATAAATGGAACAGAGATAATTGATGAAAATAAAAAAGAACTACTTATAGATAAGGTTGGTAATATACTGACAAAAGAAGAAGCTAAAAAAGGAACTATCACATATTCAATATTAGAAAAACATAATACATCTAATAATATGCAAAAGCTTAAAATAAAATTTGATGCAATGGCATCTCATGATATAACTTTTGTAGGTATAATACAAACGGCTAAAGCAAGTGGCCTTAAGAAATTTCCGATACCTTATGTATTGACTAATTGTCATAATAGTTTAAATGCAGTTGGAGGAACAATAAACGAAGATGATCATATGTTTGGGCTATCTGCAGCTAAAAAATATGGAGGTATATATGTTCCACCACATATGGCAGTTATACATCAATATATGAGAGAAATGATGGCTGGATGTGGAAAGATGATATTAGGATCAGATAGCCATACTAGATACGGATCACTTGGAACTATGGCAATAGGAGAAGGTGGTGGAGAGCTTGTCAAACAGCTACTATGTGATACTTATGATATAGATTATCCAGAAGTAGTAGGTGTATATCTAACAGGAAAGCCGCATCCTGCAGTAGGTCCACAAGATATAGCATTAGCTATAATAGGAAAAGTATTCAAAAATGGATATGTTAAAAATAAAGTTATGGAATTTATAGGACCAGGTGTGTCTAATATGACAACTGACTATAGAAATGGAATAGATGTTATGACAACAGAGACAACATGCTTATCATCTATATGGAGAACTGATGAAGATACTAAAGCATACTTAAGTGCTCATGGTAGAGAAAATGATTATAAAGAATTAAATCCTAGGGAAGTAGCTTATTATGATGGGATGGTATATATAGATTTAAGTACAGTAAAGCCAATGATAGCCTTACCATTCCATCCAAGTAATGTGTATGAAATAGAATATTTAAACAATAACCTAGAAATAGTATTAAAAGAGATAGAAGAAGAGGGAAAGAAAATAATAGATAATCCTAATATAGAATTTAATTTAAGAAATAAAATAGTTGATGGTAAGTTAAAAGTAGATCAAGGTATAATAGCAGGATGTGCTGGAGGAACTTATAGTAGTATAATGGAAGCAGCTAAAATATTAAAAGGAAAGAGTTGTGGAAATGATGAGTTTTCGTTATCAATATATCCATCATCTCAACCAGTTATGATGGAGTTAGTTAAAAATGGAGCAATATCAGATTGTATGGCAGCAGGTGCTACTATAAGAACTGCATTTTGCGGACCATGCTTTGGAGCAGGTGATACACCAGCAAATGGAGCATTATCAATAAGACATACAACTAGAAATTTCCCTAATAGAGAAGGTTCAAAGCCAGGCAATGGTCAAATATCTTCAGTAGCATTAATGGATGCTAGAAGCATAGCAGCAACTGCATCAAATGGTGGAATATTAACTCCTGCAACTGATTTTGAAATGGATTATTCATCTTTTGATAATTATAACTTTGATACTAGTTCATATGATAGTAGAATATATAATGGATATGTAGCACCACAAGAAGAAGCAGAGTTAAAGTATGGACCAAATATAAAAGATTGGCCAGAAATGAGTAGCTTAACAAATAATATATTGATGCAAGTTGCATCTGTAATAACAGACCCTATCACTACAACTGATGAATTAATACCATCAGGAGAGACATCATCATATCGTTCTAATCCTTTAGGACTTGCTGAATTTACATTATCTAGAAGAGATCCTGATTATGTAAATAGAGCAAAAGCTGTTAATAAATTAGAAAAAGCAAGAATGAAAAATATAGATCCAACAACTTTAGATAGTGAATTAACAGAAGTGTTTAACAAAATAAAAACTATAGGCTTTCAAGTTAAACCTTTAGAAACAGGGATTGGAAGTGTTATTTATGCTAACAAACCGGGAGATGGATCTGCGAGAGAACAAGCAGCATCTTGCCAAAGAGTATTAGGTGGTATAGCTAATATAGCAAAAGAATATGCTACAAAACGTTATCGTTCAAACTTAATGAATTGGGGAATGATACCATTTTTAACTAATGAAGATATTAAGTTTAATGTTGGAGATTATATATTTGTTCCTAGTATAAAAGAAATATTAAGCAGTGGAGATATGTCTGATATAAAAGCATATGTAATAAATGATAAAATAGAAGAAATAAATTTATATATAGCAGATATGACACTTGATGAAAAGAAAATAGTAAGTGCAGGTTCTTTAATAAATCACAATAGAAATAAAGTGAGATAA
- a CDS encoding GntR family transcriptional regulator has product MTNWLDEFVNNTDLTQNRPIREVVYESLKNVLISGTIPVGERIIEKEYASRLNISRTPVRDALKQLEAENLVEYIPRVGVVTKSITKDNVFEIYKIREALEILILETAITNITDEEIVLINKNILESQRMHEEDNVDEIVKLFEEFNWLIYKSSKMQILPSLIANLNSYLQRFRTISIQDKTRRIEAINEHALILECIVNKDRDLGIETIKKHLNVSINVVSKKI; this is encoded by the coding sequence ATGACTAATTGGCTTGACGAATTTGTGAATAATACGGATTTAACTCAAAATAGACCAATCCGTGAAGTTGTCTATGAAAGCTTAAAAAATGTCTTAATAAGTGGAACAATTCCTGTTGGAGAGCGAATTATAGAAAAAGAATATGCTTCTAGATTAAATATAAGTAGAACTCCAGTAAGAGATGCTTTGAAGCAATTAGAAGCTGAAAATTTAGTTGAGTATATACCTAGAGTTGGCGTTGTTACAAAATCCATTACTAAAGACAATGTGTTTGAAATATATAAAATAAGGGAAGCTTTGGAGATATTAATTTTAGAAACAGCAATCACTAATATAACAGATGAGGAAATCGTTTTAATAAATAAAAATATTTTAGAATCACAAAGGATGCATGAAGAGGATAATGTTGATGAAATAGTTAAATTATTTGAAGAATTTAACTGGTTAATTTATAAATCTAGTAAAATGCAAATATTACCTTCTTTAATAGCTAATCTAAATAGCTATCTTCAAAGATTTAGAACAATATCAATTCAGGATAAAACTAGACGCATCGAAGCTATAAATGAACATGCTTTAATTTTAGAATGTATTGTCAATAAAGATAGAGATCTAGGTATTGAAACTATAAAAAAACACCTTAATGTTTCTATCAACGTAGTGTCTAAGAAGATATAA
- a CDS encoding pyruvate carboxylase subunit B yields the protein MNELKITETALRDGHQSLIATRLKTDEIVPILKKMDEVGYHAMEVWGGATFDACIRFLDEDPWERLRVIRKNVKNTKLQMLLRGQNLLGYRHYADDIVDKFIELSIKNGIDIIRVFDALNDVKNLEASMKAIKKYNGHCQCAISYTTSPIHTTEYYLELVQTVEKMGADSICIKDMAGVLTPYNAYDLVKRMKEITKLPIELHTHCTGGIAEMTYMKAVEAGVDIIDCAISPFSGGTSQPPTESLAVTFSEIDRNPKLNMESLLEVAEYFKPIRDKYMQEGILNTKVLLTDPQTLKYQVPGGMLSNLLSQLAQQNASGKYEDVLKEVPRVRKDLGYPPLVTPLSQMVGTQALFNVLTGERYKLVPKEIKDYVKGLYGTAPASTEQIFYKKIFMVKGLYGTAPAPIDKKIKQKIIGDEEIITVRPADLIEAEFEAMKKAIGELAKNDEDVLAYALFPQVAPNFLNNKYNPKAKIEENEDSIQYITVTM from the coding sequence GTGAATGAATTAAAAATAACTGAAACTGCGTTAAGAGATGGGCATCAATCTTTAATAGCAACAAGGTTAAAAACAGATGAAATAGTACCTATTCTTAAGAAGATGGATGAAGTAGGATATCATGCAATGGAAGTATGGGGTGGAGCAACATTTGATGCATGTATACGTTTTTTAGATGAAGATCCATGGGAAAGGTTAAGAGTAATTAGAAAGAATGTAAAAAATACTAAATTACAAATGCTTTTAAGAGGTCAAAATTTGCTAGGATACAGACATTATGCAGATGATATTGTTGACAAATTTATAGAGTTATCTATAAAAAATGGTATAGATATAATAAGAGTATTTGATGCATTAAATGATGTGAAGAACTTAGAAGCTTCTATGAAGGCTATAAAGAAGTATAATGGTCATTGTCAATGTGCTATATCTTATACAACAAGTCCAATACATACAACAGAGTACTATTTAGAATTAGTACAAACTGTAGAAAAAATGGGTGCGGATTCTATATGTATAAAAGATATGGCCGGAGTACTTACACCATACAACGCTTATGATTTAGTAAAGCGTATGAAAGAAATAACTAAATTACCAATAGAATTACATACACACTGTACAGGTGGAATAGCTGAAATGACTTATATGAAAGCTGTAGAAGCAGGTGTAGATATAATAGACTGTGCAATTTCACCATTTAGTGGAGGAACTTCTCAACCACCAACAGAATCGCTTGCGGTAACATTTAGTGAAATTGATAGAAATCCAAAACTTAACATGGAAAGCTTATTAGAAGTTGCAGAGTACTTTAAGCCTATAAGAGATAAGTATATGCAAGAAGGAATATTAAATACTAAAGTATTGCTAACAGATCCTCAAACTTTAAAATATCAAGTTCCAGGAGGAATGTTATCTAACTTATTATCTCAGTTAGCACAACAAAATGCATCTGGTAAATATGAAGATGTATTAAAAGAAGTTCCTAGAGTTAGAAAAGATTTAGGATATCCGCCATTAGTTACTCCGCTTAGTCAAATGGTTGGAACACAGGCATTATTCAACGTATTAACAGGAGAAAGATATAAGCTAGTACCAAAAGAAATAAAAGATTACGTAAAAGGATTATATGGAACAGCTCCAGCATCCACAGAACAAATTTTCTATAAAAAAATATTTATGGTAAAAGGATTATATGGAACAGCTCCAGCTCCTATAGATAAGAAAATAAAACAAAAGATAATAGGTGATGAAGAGATAATAACAGTAAGACCAGCAGATTTAATAGAAGCAGAATTTGAAGCTATGAAAAAAGCAATAGGTGAACTTGCTAAGAATGATGAAGATGTTTTAGCATATGCTTTATTCCCACAAGTAGCTCCAAATTTCTTAAACAATAAATATAATCCAAAAGCTAAAATAGAAGAAAATGAAGATAGTATACAATATATAACTGTAACTATGTAG
- a CDS encoding OadG family protein, whose amino-acid sequence MNLMEALSIAVSSMAIVFLTLLVISLVLESFKIIFKEKTSTKDNNKANDEMILTRDIDAIDEEEKVVVALAASIMAGEGKVNPNLHVKKISRIK is encoded by the coding sequence ATGAATTTAATGGAAGCATTATCAATAGCAGTATCAAGTATGGCAATAGTGTTTTTAACATTACTAGTAATTTCACTTGTACTTGAATCATTTAAGATAATATTTAAAGAAAAAACAAGTACAAAAGACAATAATAAAGCTAATGATGAAATGATATTAACTAGAGATATTGACGCAATAGATGAAGAAGAAAAAGTTGTAGTAGCATTAGCTGCATCAATAATGGCAGGAGAAGGAAAAGTAAACCCAAATCTTCATGTAAAAAAGATATCAAGAATAAAATAA
- a CDS encoding biotin/lipoyl-containing protein, translating into MSAKTYHIKLNGKVYEVEIEEVKQGTVVKQQVTNTAAPKATSKTSGTGEKVSAPMPGTILNVLVKEGETVKKGQVLVILEAMKMENEIVAPVDGQIVSVSVEKGQNVNLGDSLLQIA; encoded by the coding sequence ATGAGTGCAAAAACATATCATATAAAGTTAAATGGAAAAGTATACGAAGTTGAAATAGAAGAAGTAAAGCAAGGAACAGTGGTAAAGCAACAAGTTACTAACACAGCAGCTCCAAAAGCTACATCTAAAACATCAGGAACTGGAGAAAAAGTAAGTGCACCAATGCCAGGAACTATACTTAATGTACTAGTTAAAGAAGGAGAAACAGTTAAAAAGGGACAAGTATTAGTAATTCTTGAAGCGATGAAGATGGAAAATGAAATAGTAGCGCCTGTAGATGGTCAGATAGTATCAGTAAGTGTCGAAAAAGGACAAAACGTAAACCTTGGAGACAGCTTATTACAAATAGCTTAA
- a CDS encoding sodium ion-translocating decarboxylase subunit beta — translation MLETMIQFFADSGFAMMTPKNLIVIMISCIFLYLAIGKGYEPYLLIPISVGMLLANMPGVDLMNPPSEGKIGGLFYYLYQGVKLGIFPPLIFLCIGASTDFGPMIANPKTMLLGAAAQFGIFFAFIGAILLGFTGLQAASIGIIGGADGPTAIQLTGQLAPELLGTIALAAYSYMALIPVIQPPIIRALTTEKERNVKMEQLRVVSKKEKIIFPVVVMIVVIGLLPTTAGLIGMLMFGNILKESGIVPKLVETAQNSLMYIVTILLGLTVGATANAETLLSGQTLGIMAMGLAAFSVGTASGVLFGKLMCKLSGGKINPMIGAAGVSAVPMAARVVQKIGQAENPSNFLLMHAMGPNVSGVIGSAVVAGILLKFFA, via the coding sequence ATGTTAGAAACAATGATTCAATTTTTTGCTGATTCAGGATTTGCGATGATGACGCCAAAAAATCTTATAGTAATAATGATATCTTGTATATTCTTATACTTAGCAATAGGAAAAGGGTACGAGCCATATTTATTAATACCAATATCAGTAGGTATGTTACTTGCTAATATGCCAGGTGTTGATTTAATGAATCCACCGTCAGAAGGTAAAATAGGTGGATTATTCTACTACTTATATCAAGGGGTTAAGTTAGGTATATTCCCACCATTAATATTCTTGTGTATAGGGGCAAGTACAGATTTCGGACCTATGATAGCTAATCCTAAAACGATGTTATTAGGAGCTGCAGCACAATTTGGCATATTCTTTGCATTCATAGGAGCAATACTCTTAGGATTTACAGGACTACAAGCAGCATCTATAGGTATAATAGGTGGAGCAGATGGACCAACAGCAATACAATTAACAGGTCAATTAGCACCTGAATTATTAGGTACAATAGCTCTTGCAGCATACTCATATATGGCATTAATTCCAGTTATACAGCCACCAATAATAAGAGCGTTAACAACTGAAAAAGAACGTAACGTAAAGATGGAGCAGTTGAGAGTAGTATCTAAAAAAGAGAAAATAATATTCCCAGTGGTAGTTATGATAGTAGTTATAGGATTACTTCCAACAACAGCAGGACTTATAGGAATGCTTATGTTTGGTAATATATTAAAGGAATCAGGAATTGTTCCTAAATTAGTAGAAACAGCTCAAAATTCTTTAATGTATATAGTAACTATATTATTAGGATTAACAGTTGGAGCAACTGCAAATGCAGAAACACTACTTTCAGGACAAACCTTAGGAATAATGGCTATGGGACTTGCAGCATTTTCTGTAGGTACAGCATCAGGAGTGCTATTTGGTAAATTAATGTGTAAGTTAAGTGGAGGAAAGATAAATCCAATGATAGGGGCTGCAGGAGTATCAGCAGTACCTATGGCAGCAAGAGTTGTTCAAAAAATTGGACAAGCAGAAAATCCTTCCAATTTCTTATTGATGCATGCAATGGGACCAAACGTATCAGGAGTTATAGGTTCAGCAGTAGTTGCAGGTATACTATTAAAGTTCTTTGCATAA
- a CDS encoding LysR family transcriptional regulator, which yields MNSKKLKYILAIAEFKSISKASNHLFISQPSLSNILSNIEKDLGIQLFDRTTNPLSLTYAGEIYIETAKKILSLENNLKKEFSDINNMKKGKIILGIPSVRGTHILPLILPKFKDKYPGIEVDVIEGNSNLLEDYLLSGKIDLVVTSLPSDNKKIICEILYEEKIRLACKSGYLQSMGITPNNPNIISLNQLSNIDFILTQKSHRIRDLSEMLFDAHDFKPKVVFQTSNTATAFRLATSGLGVCFVSEMILSTTKPINDFDLFDIENSPIKWDIAILYLKNTYLSTVERDFINLLKDTLTSCPRILFNR from the coding sequence ATGAACTCAAAAAAATTAAAATATATCTTAGCTATAGCTGAATTTAAAAGTATATCAAAAGCATCCAATCATCTTTTTATATCTCAACCATCTTTAAGTAATATACTATCTAACATTGAAAAAGATTTAGGTATTCAATTATTTGATAGAACTACTAATCCTTTATCTCTTACATATGCTGGTGAAATATATATAGAAACAGCAAAAAAAATACTTAGTTTAGAAAATAATCTAAAAAAAGAATTTAGTGATATAAATAATATGAAAAAAGGAAAAATTATACTTGGCATACCTTCTGTAAGAGGTACCCATATATTACCTCTTATTTTGCCTAAATTTAAGGATAAGTATCCTGGAATTGAGGTAGATGTTATTGAAGGTAACTCCAATCTTTTAGAGGATTATCTTTTATCTGGAAAAATAGACTTAGTTGTGACTTCTTTGCCTAGTGATAATAAAAAAATAATTTGTGAAATATTATATGAAGAAAAGATACGTTTAGCTTGTAAATCTGGTTACTTACAATCTATGGGTATAACTCCTAATAATCCTAATATTATTTCTCTTAATCAATTATCTAACATCGATTTTATACTTACTCAAAAAAGTCATAGGATTAGAGATTTATCTGAAATGTTATTTGACGCACATGATTTTAAGCCCAAAGTAGTATTTCAGACTTCTAATACTGCTACTGCTTTTAGACTTGCTACATCGGGGCTTGGTGTATGCTTTGTCTCAGAAATGATATTAAGTACAACTAAACCTATTAATGATTTTGATTTGTTTGATATTGAAAATTCACCTATAAAGTGGGATATTGCTATATTGTATTTAAAAAACACTTATTTAAGTACTGTTGAAAGAGATTTTATAAATTTATTAAAAGATACCCTTACTTCATGTCCTCGTATATTATTTAATAGATAA
- the leuB gene encoding 3-isopropylmalate dehydrogenase, translating to MEYNIALIKGDGIGPEISDETVKILKTIGKLYNHRFNIKEVIGAGEAVDKYGEPLPENSLKTCLESDAIIIGNIGGKKWASVSIDKNPVKSLLDLRKALNLSTNLRPITVNKNLMELSPLKENIISEGIDILVVRDLLGSVICGEKKYELGLYGREASDLEYYNEEIIKKSGKIAFELALKRRSKVACIDKSNVLSSSRLWKEIIKEESINYPKVILTNHLVDAAAMEVISAPYLFDVIVTSNMFGDILADELSQITGTACMLPSAEINEDGKGIFTPNQLHNPDETIIGKNKANPIGLISSAALMLKYSFDLEEESQLIEKAIDKVIEKGYRTEDIYTEGNTIIKTDEMGNLISDYIIEIFEQNKRLKK from the coding sequence ATGGAATATAATATAGCCTTAATAAAAGGTGATGGAATAGGACCAGAAATAAGCGATGAAACTGTAAAAATATTAAAAACTATAGGAAAACTATATAATCATAGATTTAATATAAAAGAAGTAATAGGTGCAGGAGAAGCAGTAGATAAATATGGAGAGCCTTTACCGGAAAATAGTTTAAAAACATGTTTAGAAAGCGATGCAATAATAATCGGGAATATAGGAGGAAAAAAATGGGCTAGTGTATCTATAGATAAAAATCCAGTAAAATCTCTTTTGGATTTAAGGAAAGCGCTTAACCTTTCCACAAATTTAAGACCAATAACAGTAAATAAAAATTTAATGGAGTTATCACCTTTAAAGGAAAATATAATTTCAGAAGGTATAGATATACTTGTAGTTAGAGATTTACTAGGAAGTGTTATTTGTGGAGAAAAGAAATATGAGTTAGGTTTATATGGAAGAGAAGCTAGTGATTTAGAATATTATAATGAAGAAATTATAAAGAAATCAGGAAAGATTGCATTTGAATTAGCACTAAAAAGAAGAAGTAAAGTTGCATGTATAGATAAATCAAATGTGTTATCTAGTTCAAGACTTTGGAAAGAAATAATAAAGGAAGAAAGTATAAATTATCCTAAAGTTATATTAACTAACCATTTAGTAGATGCAGCAGCAATGGAAGTTATATCAGCTCCTTATTTATTTGATGTTATAGTAACTTCTAATATGTTTGGAGATATATTAGCAGATGAACTTAGCCAAATAACAGGAACGGCGTGTATGCTTCCTTCAGCAGAAATAAATGAAGATGGAAAAGGTATATTCACACCAAATCAACTACATAATCCAGATGAAACTATAATAGGAAAAAACAAAGCTAATCCAATAGGATTGATCTCTTCTGCTGCATTAATGCTAAAGTATTCATTTGATCTAGAAGAAGAATCTCAATTAATAGAAAAGGCAATAGATAAAGTGATTGAAAAGGGGTATAGAACAGAGGATATATATACAGAAGGAAATACAATAATTAAAACAGATGAAATGGGTAATTTAATAAGTGATTATATTATAGAGATATTTGAACAAAATAAAAGATTAAAAAAATAA
- a CDS encoding MarR family winged helix-turn-helix transcriptional regulator produces the protein MGVSDWIYMMEKMHDIKLFSRLLISRSIKENEIPSQHLELLSCLAIRDEKMTSMKLSKVMGLDKTVISRIIDTLSKSGYLTKTKDENDKRSYFISITKEGREKLDSTYAHYLGPIYELRRKLGEEEFIKMMSYIEKSNIEMLDKGKGMK, from the coding sequence TTGGGAGTATCTGATTGGATTTATATGATGGAAAAGATGCATGATATAAAGCTATTTTCTAGATTATTGATAAGTAGATCAATAAAGGAAAATGAAATACCTTCTCAACATTTAGAATTATTATCATGCCTTGCAATTAGAGATGAAAAAATGACATCCATGAAATTAAGTAAAGTCATGGGATTAGACAAGACAGTCATAAGTAGAATAATAGATACACTAAGCAAAAGTGGATACTTAACAAAAACAAAAGATGAAAATGACAAAAGGAGTTACTTTATATCTATAACAAAAGAAGGTAGGGAAAAATTGGATAGTACGTATGCACATTATTTAGGTCCAATTTATGAACTTAGGAGAAAGTTAGGAGAAGAAGAGTTTATTAAAATGATGTCATACATAGAAAAATCGAATATAGAAATGTTGGATAAAGGAAAGGGGATGAAGTAG
- a CDS encoding FUSC family protein translates to MSFYQAMQLGAVSLKPMIKECSDKTLKRKYITALIVKDILCLLLCMIIVTSFSIVFGEENSIVGVVTVLALLTFRFSNLDFNIGQSALTIFSIFGICMVGPFFASLSSTIVCFIINFICIFVIVILSCHNMILSNQSTFVLSYLLLYGYEVSSIEGYLSRIIGLAIGGTIVCLVFYFKQRKLKLENTILDIVKDVNLENEHTKWQLKLTLGVCSAMLIGQYLNLPRTMWIGFSCLSILQPYKDKLEFRYEKRVLFVIIGCLLFGAIYIILPESYYGYIGIIGGLMVGLSATYQWQTVFNCFGALTTAVPVFGLGGAIILRILNNAFGAIYSKLYDKYFEVIYNKILGRNSIDELMEG, encoded by the coding sequence GTGAGTTTTTATCAAGCTATGCAATTAGGAGCTGTTAGTTTAAAACCTATGATCAAGGAATGCAGTGACAAAACTTTAAAAAGAAAGTATATAACAGCACTTATAGTTAAGGATATTTTATGTCTTTTACTTTGTATGATAATTGTTACATCATTTAGTATTGTATTTGGTGAAGAAAACAGTATTGTAGGTGTGGTTACTGTTTTAGCATTGCTTACTTTTAGGTTTTCAAATTTAGATTTTAATATTGGTCAGTCGGCACTTACGATATTTAGTATATTTGGTATATGTATGGTAGGGCCATTCTTTGCATCATTATCAAGCACGATTGTATGTTTTATTATAAACTTTATATGTATATTTGTGATTGTTATCTTATCTTGTCACAATATGATATTATCAAATCAATCGACATTTGTTTTATCATATTTACTATTATATGGATATGAAGTTAGTAGTATAGAAGGATATTTAAGTCGTATAATTGGATTAGCTATTGGAGGTACAATAGTATGTTTAGTATTTTACTTTAAACAAAGAAAATTAAAGTTAGAGAATACTATTTTAGATATAGTAAAAGATGTAAATTTAGAAAATGAACATACTAAGTGGCAATTAAAACTTACATTAGGAGTATGTAGTGCGATGTTAATAGGACAATATCTAAATTTACCTCGTACAATGTGGATTGGTTTTTCTTGTTTATCAATACTTCAACCATATAAAGATAAACTAGAGTTTAGATATGAGAAAAGAGTTCTATTTGTAATAATAGGATGTTTATTATTTGGAGCTATTTATATAATTTTACCAGAAAGTTATTATGGATATATAGGTATTATTGGAGGTTTAATGGTTGGACTATCAGCTACTTATCAGTGGCAAACTGTATTTAATTGCTTTGGTGCATTAACTACTGCAGTGCCAGTGTTTGGATTAGGTGGTGCAATAATACTTAGAATTTTAAATAATGCTTTTGGAGCTATTTATAGTAAATTATATGACAAATACTTTGAAGTTATTTACAATAAAATTTTAGGGAGAAATTCTATTGATGAGTTAATGGAAGGATAA
- a CDS encoding GntR family transcriptional regulator: MTFEFNNNKPIYLQIVDVLKLKIISGELEVGSKLKSVRDLALDFEVNPNTMQRALTELERENLVYSRRTSGRFVTDDIDTIAHLREEIARIEIAELYSILIRLGYKKEELTEIILRNLKEME, from the coding sequence ATGACATTTGAGTTTAATAATAATAAGCCTATATATCTCCAAATAGTAGATGTTCTAAAACTAAAAATCATCTCAGGAGAATTAGAAGTAGGATCTAAGTTAAAATCTGTAAGAGATTTAGCTTTAGATTTTGAGGTAAATCCAAATACAATGCAAAGAGCTTTAACTGAGCTAGAAAGAGAAAACTTAGTATATAGTCGAAGAACTAGCGGCAGATTTGTAACAGATGATATAGATACAATAGCACATCTTAGAGAAGAAATAGCAAGAATAGAAATAGCTGAGTTATATAGTATCCTTATTCGATTAGGATATAAAAAAGAAGAATTAACAGAAATTATATTAAGAAATTTAAAGGAGATGGAGTAA